The region tagtagagacggggtcttgctctcactcaggttggtttccaactcctgacctcgagcaatctgcctgcctaggcctcccagagtgctaggattacaggcgtgagccaccatgcccggcctgtagcctactttcttaaaaaaaaaaaaaaaagaaaagaaaacccttaaCTTCTGTCCACACCCCTCTCATATCACTTCTACCCAATTCCATGCCCAAAAGCTGGATTTTGTGCTTATGGATGGACATTAGGGGTTATACGATCTATATAAAGTCTAAAGCAGTGTTTGCATGTATGTCTAACATATATTTTCCTGGAGGGTATGTAGTTATCACTACATTCTCAAAGGAGTCTGTGTCCCAAAAGTGACCCAGAAAGAGCAACCTGTAGGATAATATATAAAGCCTTTAATACAGACATGAAACCCTTCATGTCAATATAAGCTTCAATCATACTGACCTATTGGCAGTTTCTAagtatattatattcttttattcccaCGTGTTTGTACTGGCTATTCCTACAACTGGTAAGCTCATCCTCAGTACATGTAATCTCCTCAGAAGTTTCCCTAAGCTACTCCGATATAGGTACTTCTCATATATTTTCATAGCttctcttattcatttttatttgagtttGCTAGATAGATTTTGTCTAAATTTTATATCCCCAGACGAGTATCTGCCATTTAGTAAAAATTCCCACTTAAGGCCAGgcatgcatggtggcacacgcctgtagtgctaggctgaggcaggaagactgcttcagtccaggagtttgaggctgcagtgagctataatgattgagccactgcattccagcctgggcaacagagcaagactctgtctctaaaataatttagaaaataaaaaattctaatacttgtttgttttttttcctttagaacagGTCGCCTACAATTGGGGCAGAAATCAGATTCTGATTTGTCAGATACTTTGCTAAGGCTGCTAAGAACTAGCCACATTTATCTGGTTTTAATCCACTACTAAGTTCTTTTTGCTTCCTATTTTCACTTGATCTCTATGGTAAATTAACAAAATAGCATGTTTGCCCTCTACTTTGTCCTATTAAATTATTCAGAAATCCATCTATATATCTACTTTTCTGTGTGCCATGGTTAGGGTTACCTCTTAACACAGTCAGGGCATAACATATTATCGTCCAGGGCCGGGGATGGGAAATGGCAGGCTGGTAACAGGAGGAGAGAAATCATCTTCCTGGGAGTAGTGGGCACCCAGGCCTGACCCGCATGAAACTGCAGGCGAACCCAACCCTTTGTGTCTGCAGGGAGAGCTTCGCCATGGACCACACACCACCTGACGcctggggaaggaaagagaagcacAAACACAAACAGCGGAAATCAAGTCAGCCCTCCCACACAACCTCTCATCTAGTCACTCTGGATTTTGTTCCCTTATATTCTAGTCAGAAATCAATTGAGTGAAATACACGAAAATGCAGACCAAAAGACACTCTAATCTAACTTCGCAAATTATACAGCATGAGGGAGAATAATAGTTATCCATTTTGGAAAAGTTGCTTTGTGTCTAGGATTTTGCTAAGTGGTTTACATGTGCTAATACATTTATTCTTAAGTACATTAATAATTACCTtctatttgcttttcttatttacaGGTGAGGTAGCTGAAGTTTATGGTGTGTGAAGTATCGTAACCTTTCCAGAGACAAGACATGGATCCACGAGTTCCAACTCAGCCCTCCTACCTGACCACTACATTGTACTGCCTCAACTATAGAAAACAGGCAAGAGTATGTTTAAAAGTGTAAAGAACGAGGAATCGAAGTAGAGgcaaaaggaaagggagggaggctgAACTTCCCCCCGtccaaaaaaagtttaaagaacaATCTAGTTAAAGAGATGggttattttcaagaaaatgacgTAAGTGGTGCAGATTCCAAATGTTCGAAATTGAGAGAAAGGCGCAGTCATGGTGGGCTTTTAACTATCTGTGAATAAGCGGTGTAATATCTCCCCGGTTAGactggaaaacaaaaaagtatcgaatatgtgtgtgtttagcaCAATATACTCAGCAGCTAGACATACTCCTGGACcacagtagatgcttaataattgCTGAATGAAGAACATAAAAGGATGAGTAATTGTGGGATGATATCAGCCCGTATGGcatattaatgaaaattaaaaagaagtgtCATCTTTGAGGAGGCAGCCCCCCAGACACACAGCTTTATGGCTGGACAAAGTCTGCACATGTTACTAACAGGTGCCCATTCCTCCTTACGGAAAGGTTTGCAGCTTGGGGAGCTAAGGATAGGCCAATTTCAGCTCTAGATCTTCCTTTTGGTTGTGTTCCTTACATGACGCATAATGTACCCTACTACACAAGTCAGCCCTGAGTGAAAGAGGATCTAGAACACTTCTGgaaatgagggagagagaagaaaaggatttAAGCCAAAAAGAAGGAGGTGACTTCATGCTGGCCCAAGATAGAGTCTGCTggagataaaagcaaaaatagcaaggaaggaagaggagttGAAGAAAGGTGAAGTTACTCTCAAGATTTCTtagagggccgggcgtggtggctcacgcctgtaatcctagcactctgggaagccgaggtgggcagattgcttgaggtcaggagttcgaaaccagcctgagcaagagcgagaccctgtctctactaaaaatagaaagaaattaattggccaactaatatatatagaaaacattaggtgggcatggtggtgcatgcctgtagccctagctacttgggaggctgaggcaggaggattgcctgagcccaggagtttgaggttgctgtgagctaggctgatgccacagcactcactctagcctgggcaacaaagtgagacttcgtctcaaaatatatatatatatatttcttagagGACAGGGGCCCCAAACCTCCTAATCATTATTGTTTGATTTCAATGTGTTAAGTTCTACGTCTCATATAAGTCTCACAACCATTCTATCAAATatgtagttattaatataattttcattttataagatgAGGATACCAGCGCTTGGGCTGAGTAACTTGTCAATATCACATACCTAGAAAATGGTAaagcaataatttgaaaaaaatttttaaaaagcaacaacaaataaataaacaaataataaaaagaatttgaaccaacaccttcctcttcttctctgtTATGAATGCCttaaggaagggaggaagaaaaggggaggaCCTCAGGCTGTGGCTAACCACACTATTAGATTAATAAAAGTTAACCTTGTTTCTCTGGAATGGTACTCATGCATCAAGGTTGATCTTACCAGAGGCTTGTGTTAAAAAGGcctcagcagaagcaggaagagaaCAGGAATTCACAGCCTTAGTCTGAACAGCTCTTGCAGCAATCCTTCCCCACGATGCCAACGAAGATTCCTGAGGTGACGATATCACTTCGACAATACCAGTCCCTTCTGCTTGCCTGTTCACCTTGCAACATTCCTGATGCTTTGCTCTCTTGGTCCTTGCTCTCTTGGTCCCTGTCTTCTGTGTCCTTGAATATGGGTGTACTCTGGCTTCCTTTGATGTTTGGGGGATATCCTGCAAATGAAATTCGTGATGAGTATTCCCTGAAGGACTGCTGCCATACAGACTTCTGTGtcaattttaccatttttatacTGACCTAAACACGCATGTCAATGTGGGAAGGGTTTGGGAATATCAGTTGTCTTACAGCAGTGGTTCTCCATTGGGAGAGGTTTTTGGTTTTCAAAACTGGGGGCTAGGGGgttggaggtggggcaggggttgggttgagggggaggagagagattgctactgacatctagtgggtagatGCTAGggatgcacagggcagcccctaAAACGAAAATTCATTtggccccaaatgtcagtagtgccacaGCTAAGAAACTCTACCTTAGAGGTACACCATATGCAGAGACAGTGGAAAAGCAGAAACAACTCAAGCTCAGAACCCACCTACACACCATCGGCATATCCATTACTCACATATTTCTGTTCAGGATAAGCATGCTGCTGAAGCCTCTGGAAAACTTCTGTTTTCTTGGGAAattaagagggaaataaaaattaaaagctgacAAAGGTTCCCACACTTATTCCAAGCAGCAGAGGTTCTCACCAGTGTTACTAACCTTGCCATCAGTACTCAAATTGAGCTGTTGGCACCAGTATCGCAAAGTGTCTCGACACACACTATTGATGGGAGGCAAAATGGTTGGCAAAGGAAGAATTGGTGCTTTCCGTCTAGCTTTTGGCGGATCTTTGAATTGTTCATCTGTTGGAGGTAGATGAACTGAGAAAAGAATAGAACAAAGTAGGAATAATTTAAAGTCTGTAAGattcttttacaattttacaaAGACCTTTTTGCATTTCCCACAACCcaatgtacacacatacatatcaatttttatctttcctattACAAATGAGGTAACAGATTCAGGAATTTAAAgagttgcccaaagtcacacagtcaTAAAAATGGCAGACCTGGGTCTCAAACCTATAGTTAGATTCTAAATTCCATGATTTTATACTGTATACAGCAGCCTATTTTTCTGTGGCCTTCAACAACCAACTAAATAGAACCTTATATTGGGTTTCTTCTCCCAAATGTCTATATTTTGGACCACAAAATATAAGCTCTCCCTGTAGAAATCAAAGAAACTACCACTAATCCTACCCCCAATCAACAATGGTCCACCCTCTATCAGCCTGCCTCATTTTTCTCTGCAGCACCCCATCTCACCTCACTCTGCTTAGCTCTAACCCATCACTATTCACTTCACCTTAAAATCCTCATTattgggctgggcgcagtggctcacgcctgtaatcctagcactctgggaggccgaggcgggtggattgctcgaggtcaggagttcaaaaccagcctgagcaagagtgagaccccgtctctactataaatagaaagaaaattaattggccaactaatatatatacaaaaaattagccaggcatggtggtgcatgccaatagtctcagctactcgggatgctgaggcagtaggatcgcttgagcccaggagattgaggatgctgtgagctaggctgacgccatggcattcactctagcctgggcaacaaagtgagactctgtctcaaaaaaaaaaaaaaaaaaaatcctcattattggcccagaaaataaaatcattctgaaaATACTCATTTGATGCCTTTATATGAAGCACTGAGAATAGATCCAAAGggtcatgattttatttatttattgcccagctaatttttttctatatatatattaattggccaattaatttctttctatttatagtagaagtggggtctggcttttgctcaggctggtttcctacttctgaccttgagcaatccgcctgcctcggcctcccagagtgctaggattacaggcgtgagccaccgtgcccggcccaaagggtcatgattttaaaaactgtcataTATTTGATCAGTAATTACTTGCAAAGCAAAATACTAGATgcttatcaaaattatttaaattttcataatagGCAAGTATGTATTAACCTCATTTTTATAGAAGAGATGTTTCATATGTTGGAAATTTGAACTCATGTCTAGCTGCCCCATAAGAGCCTGTTCTGTCCAAAATGTTCTAAATGTCtactttgtgtcttttttttttttttctagagacagagtcttggctctgttgcccaggctggagtatagtcgtacaatcatagctcattgcagcctctaactcctgagctccagtgatcctcccacctcactccccagagtagctgagaatacaggtatgcaccagcatgcctggctaattgggaaaaaaattttttttctaagatagggtcttgctatgttgcccaggctagtcttgaactcctgacctaaagcaactctcctgtgttggcctcccagagtgctgggattataggtgtgagccatgctGCTcggtcttatttttaaaaggcaaggcAGTATATGGGACTGGTTTAGCAGATGAGAAGTAAGGGATTTGAGAAGTCTCTTCCCCCAGGTTATCAAGGTGAGCTTTAAGTTGGGTGTCGTACAATCAGAGTATAGGGAAGGAAAATCTTACTTTTCCTGGTCTTCCCAGAATTGCAGGAGTAGCTAACTGAGCAATCTTTGTCCTCATACcttcactatgtttcccagggcTGTTCAGTTTGACATCAGAAGTTGAAGAAACAGTTGATTCCAATCGTTGTTCTATATTTGATTCGTCAAATGGAACCAATGTCAAAATCACACTCTCCTCATCATCTATTTCCTCCTCAAAGAAATTCTGGAAAGAGAAGAGTCAGGCAccaatcaattctttttttttttttttttttttttttttgagacagagtctcactttgttgcccaggctagagtgagtgccatggcatcagcctcgctcacagcaacctcaatctcctgggctcaagcaatcctacaggcatgtgccatcatgcccagctaattttttctatatatattagttggccaattaatttctttctatttatagtagagacgggggtctcactcttgctcaggctggtttcgaactcctgacctcgagcaatccgcctgcctgcctcggcctcccagagtgctaggattacaggtgtgagccaccgcacccggccaattcTTACTTAATATTATACAACTAAACTGCTTACTTTCAAAGCACAACTAATGAATAAGAAACTGAAAGGACAATAGGTGGATGGAGAGAAGAGTTCTGAGATCCTTAAATGTGATGTTGATTGGCAGATCCTTCTTCAAGTaagggaaacagagaaaatagGCAAAAGCCAATTTACAGGTGGGtgataatgaaagagaaaataaaagagaagggcTTGGGTTGGAAGAATTATGTTCCTCAAGGCTTTCCTCTCCATCAGCCAAAACACCAAACACTTTCACTGTGTCTCCTAAATCTGAATGGAATTTATTCCTGCCTTTCCATCTTCTCCCACACTCAAGATTCTCAGATTCAACTATTAAATTTCACTGGCACCAGCAATTACCTCCTGTTAGCCCCAAATCCGTTCTGACTGTTCTTTCTACACAGATTGCTGTCCTGCTTGTCAAAAACTCTTTCGATGGCTTGTTTTTGCCATTTGGGTTAAAGACGAAATTCAGAGTAGCCCACAAATCTGTGCATAAATGCCTCAACAGCCTggctcctgcctgcctgtctgtccagCTCAAGACCCCAAGCTTTCTGAGCTTCAGCCACAAGGGGCTAATTTCAGCTCCCAGACCTGAGGGGAGAGCATGTAAAACTGTCTTGCCCTTAGTAGCATTCACGGAAACTAACAAAGTGCCCAACACAATAGGCATTTCCTGTTGTTTTTATGATCTAAAGAAGGGAAGTTAAAGGAGAAAAGCAGGTAAGTAGGAAAGGACTGACTTAATGCTCATagtatgtctcttttttttttgctttttttttttaaccacgcTAATTGTAAATGCAGTGATAGTATGTCTCTTGGAGAcattttttagtttcttgttttataaatgaggaaattgagcctcagaaattaaatgaaaatgccaTGGAGTAACACAAGCTTGAGTACGTACGGTTCCGGTTAGCTTTTCTTCTCAAATCCAAGGGTGAGTAAACTCTATTCCAGCCCTATGGTAACACTCCCCACTAGAGCTGCCGTcatgcccctccccctccccagttTAACCTCTTCAAGGGCTTTCTACTCTTACTCTTTGTTTGCATATTATGACTTTTGCATTTGTATACCACTTTTTCAAACCACTCTCCTCACTTTCACTCTGGTCAGCTTCAGAAAAACATTACTTGGTGAATATTACTCCATTATAGAAATTAGTAGGGGCTTAAGGTAGCTATGTTACTTGCCTGTAATCATATACCTAATATTGCTTAATTCAGTCCTCTAGCCTAGTACAGTGGTCCCTGTAATACACTAAAACGGCTTCTCTATCTATCTAGTTTCTTGTACAGCCCAGGACAACCCAAATCTAGTCTCGAAACTCATTCGGTACCAAAGGCCATTGGGAGTAGCTTACTTACTACTcttggaggaaaataaaacaattggcCACTTTACTTTCTGACTTTATCTACATTACccttttctactttcctttt is a window of Microcebus murinus isolate Inina chromosome 1, M.murinus_Inina_mat1.0, whole genome shotgun sequence DNA encoding:
- the DPPA2 gene encoding developmental pluripotency-associated protein 2, with product MSDSYESSKKNFFEEEIDDEESVILTLVPFDESNIEQRLESTVSSTSDVKLNSPGKHSEVHLPPTDEQFKDPPKARRKAPILPLPTILPPINSVCRDTLRYWCQQLNLSTDGKKTEVFQRLQQHAYPEQKYDIPQTSKEARVHPYSRTQKTGTKRARTKRAKHQECCKVNRQAEGTGIVEVISSPQESSLASWGRIAARAVQTKAVNSCSLPASAEAFLTQASGVRWCVVHGEALPADTKGWVRLQFHAGQAWVPTTPRKMISLLLLPACHFPSPALDDNMLCPDCVKRNKKIMKALMTTENKKRSGLNTM